In the genome of Aptenodytes patagonicus chromosome 18, bAptPat1.pri.cur, whole genome shotgun sequence, one region contains:
- the CNTRL gene encoding centriolin isoform X2, with product MKKGSVRKALCRKPQMLASRTPSPMSPVSSSTRSPSPLSQQTSPSACKSTEQRHRQLGITAENVEAAFEYKFHKDQNGVSPGVRYITEPLIKGLSKQENLACISSLNLSSPKDGDKKFKYIENLEKCSKLETLNLSNNQIEKIEKLDKLMKLRELNLSCNKISKIEGIEHMQNLQKLNLAGNEIEHIPVWVGKKLRSLRILNLKQNKVSSLHDIAKLKPLQDLTSLFLADNPVVSLPHYRLYTIFHLRTLENLDGQPVTNHDRQEALERFNLEEIEKLERELENTVKEMENLKLNQAKVLEQLHHQDEVNKSLKEKTLQQKQSYEDLQRDLDTKNELLVYWFVTVPFPQSPYSSLKLKQKTMELTRACQKQYELEQELAFYKIDAKFEPLNYFPLEDVELDNVPGESPYIGKARYKRNMFVREGYIANKAQQMEIGKMQLDEDDFYRKPQLKLQLQTLDELLEDKEKKINSAQRRLEELQSAIGSAEQQVLKVTGELQQLEDALAQKKMSQANKEGLEQQLSEKIQILHQLHEEALELEKQMEKQKREIGKKQKELEDLQGSVASVNPEDPRHAHMKAQKASKEQQFDVMNKHYKQLESRLDEMLSRIAKETEEIKDLEQQLTDGQIATNEALKRDLESIIIGLQEYLESVKCQAKQANDECKELQKDKESLLQRLADLEEERNNLEIVAMDAENMRKEITVLEGALQEQREINESLRDAQGDISAYEAELEAQLRDRDTEANQQKEELERLKQLSQMELSALQAELEKERQALENALTKAQLAEEKEQQNYKLLSQFKQLQGDNNLLKQQLKDLQNQLNHAVGNLIHPEEVLARINELKQKLQTGVGEIKCQNSADVLGKSLANLQKEFNDILADAQREKEKAWARQRQLQEEMVSQQEKLEEVQEKYRQVKAENRQNKNKVHQLENEIQHLHEKIKSMEEIQGLADQQLQEADEEKETILAQLEDLEKRKKIEDARAQMQFVSLDKELKELKRAIITSDKLAATELSIAKNQLKALHGTVLRINQERAEEIEEAEEFCAEAARAARDLARAEAEIELLQQLLKEKEEQFQHEMEKAGEKTVASSSQKFEIDKLNEAMEQQKAQIDRLRWLLDNIGTGNKDEIDNLQDEIAALKNVLSYHSDYITSIADPLKRRGYWYYMPSSQASTPASRSTKDSGVCLLCSGTSPPRRGCGQDRQCRKEDLPNQGGCWVYSPVRNRLYKTNSGKDRRAKEDSEGNEETRVSRDPPFVPPPGTVIYTVLPDGAPVPQGTVVYGPPPAAAGGGSIAPGSVIYGPPPVGAQVVYGPLPPNFTVPLIPVGVLHCNVPEHHDLESEVSRLEDTVYYLKSRKYKDKWSEAAEHKCKKEVEKLHQNIEELLQEREELEHEVAELRRAAQKHNKRKDFIEGYTDNLIAELQLEKSLKHHEDVANEIECIEKTLLKRRAELREADRLLSEAEVELESTQGKTKDTIQKYNHAKQHLSRTETEAKELERRAQEMAIKLVKADQQLRLLQADTRDLEQHKRQQEGILKEINKMVAARDSEFQSLNQKIEMLTESLQKLQGDIKVAEGNEEHHLQILTEAENLLQGKKSELERLKDQITAQQQELLFLEQQLTQRNEELRVLQDSISQKKGDLKEALRDGETEANEKLRQIREIKLLLEELNVERKELDVQINEKRAQLSFIKKDIGKEEEILQGILGQITRHKIELKHVLEMLELENNELQGLKLQHDQKVNELEKTQVAILEEKLKLENIQRLFQCQQGEVDWQEQLLEKDRQENEHLVSQMRTLQNNIESLNKEKEKLEDDCQSLEKKLSQTRRDLTATEDSSRTALSNIEKMELEFKNLQQEVDLLNKQKKSLNGDIIVVQKDLQEKKEELETLKGELNDSRQQLQLVEQDLKNNTRHQEELLREQATLKEDILEHLRKRKDCQEREKKRENQLQQLQKEIEEKETELAKQEAILHRLKQNSEREGKKLEECTAKVKDQKILLEKELTDQQKKLEQAIAKVRLAEENIRKLDKEESWCAALEETVRKSKHQLSEKELQLHKKNREIQSLQKELEVSKSELNHLQDQIASERKKAAKQILSLKEAMKMQRMQLERKLHEQKPENNCSQSDTATAEEVAHNNHERTKCLIKDLGQIQQEYLDLQTQVKTQDDLGRRQREMQKAAVLLQLEVEDEIRMGFTSSSPSSLEPLEDSEASSEVKGSLQCESDRLEEEEAGPFAAADKRLLSLEEKLNFSKVFLMDEQWRGEALREKLQHREDRLKAQLRQCMSKQVEVLIRGKQQTEGTLHSLKRQVDALDDLVSSTSSDAEFLAQSASLVSLHDALHATKTQATLTRVAHFPGRPAGVSAVSQTLRSCSRGISQ from the exons ATGAAGAAAGGCTCAGTAAGAAAAGCATTATGTAGAAAACCACAGATGTTAGCTTCTCGGACACCTAGTCCAATGTCTCCTGTCAGTTCAAGTACCAGATCGCCATCTCCTCTTAGTCAACAGACATCTCCATCTGCTTGcaaaagcacagagcagaggcACCGACAGCTTGGTATTACAGCAGAAAATGTAGAAGCTGCTTTTGAGTATAAGTTTCATAAAG ATCAAAATGGTGTTAGTCCAGGAGTTAGGTACATTACTGAACCCCTTATAAAAGGCCTATCAAAACAGGAAAATTTGGCATGTATAAGCTCACTGAATCTTTCTTCCCCAAAGGATGGGGACAAGAAATTTAAG TACATAGAAAACTTGGAAAAGTGCTCTAAACTAGAGACACTAAATCTTAGTAACAACCAAATAGAGAAGATTGAGAAGTTGGATAAACTGATGAAGTTGCGTGAACTCAATTTGTCTTGCAACAAAATCAG taaaattgaaGGTATTGAACATATGCAGAATCTACAAAAGCTGAACCTTGCAGGGAACGAAATTGAGCATATTCCTGTGTGGGTAGGGAAGAAACTGAGATCCCTGCGCATCCTTAATTTGAAACAGAATAAAGTATCATCA CTCCATGATATAGCTAAACTAAAGCCTCTACAAGATCTGACTTCTCTATTCCTTGCTGATAATCCAGTTGTAAGTCTGCCTCACTACCGCTTGTACACCATATTCCACCTGCGAACACTGGAAAACTTGGATGGACAGCCAGTGACAAATCATGACAGGCAGGAAGCTCTCGAGAGGTTTAATTTAG aagagaTAGAAAAATTAGAGAGAGAGTTGGAAAACACGGTAAAGGAAATGGAGAACCTTAAACTTAACCAGGCCAAAGTGCTTGAGCAACTTCACCATCAAGATGAGGTCAacaaatcattaaaagaaaagactttgcAACAGAAACAAAGCTATGAAGACCTACAAAGGGACCTGGACACCAAAAATGAATTG ctGGTGTATTGGTTTGTCACAGTTCCCTTTCCGCAGAGTCCTTATTCCTCACTGAAG TTAAAGCAGAAGACAATGGAGCTAACCCGAGCTTGCCAGAAGCAGTATGAATTGGAGCAGGAACTGGCGTTTTATAAGATTGATGCAAAATTTGAgccattaaattattttccattagag GATGTTGAACTTGATAATGTACCTGGTGAAAGCCCATACATTGGCAAGGCCAGGTataaaagaaatatgtttgtAAGAGAAGGCTACATTGCTAACAAAGCTCAGCAGATGGAGATTGGAAAAATGCAACTAGATGAAGATGACTTCTATAGGAAACCCCAGCTGAAATTGCAGCTCCAAACTCTAGACGAACTACTagaggataaagaaaaaaagattaattcag caCAAAGAAGATTAGAAGAACTGCAAAGTGCAATAGGAAGTGCAGAACAGCAAGTTCTGAAAGTAACAGGGGAACTGCAACAACTGGAGGATGCTCTGGCTCAGAAAAAA ATGTCACAGGCCAACAAGGAAGGTCTTGAACAGCAATTGAGTGAAAAGATACAAATCTTGCATCAGCTACATGAGGAAGCTttagaactggaaaaacaaatggagaaacagaaaagagaaatagggaaaaagcagaaagagctTGAAGACTTGCAGGGTTCTGTTGCTTCTGTAAATCCTGAGGATCCAAGACAT GCTCACATGAAAGCTCAAAAAGCAAGTAAAGAACAGCAGTTTGATGTAATGAACAAACATTACAAACAGCTTGAGAGTCGCCTGGATGAGATGCTCTCTAGGATTGCTAAGGAAACTGAGGAAATCAAGGACTTGGAGCAACAGCTCACTGATg gTCAAATAGCAACAAATGAAGCACTGAAAAGGGATTTAGAAAGTATTATCATTGGATTGCAGGAATACCTGGAAAGTGTTAAGTGTCAGGCAAAACAGGCCAATGATGAATGTAAGGAGTTGCAGAAGGATAAAGAATCTTTGCTACAAAGGTTGGCAGATctagaggaagaaagaaacaacctGGAAATAGTTGCCATGGATGCAGAAAATATGAGAAAA GAAATTACAGTGCTAGAAGGTGCACTCCAAGAACAGCGAGAAATAAATGAATCGCTTAGAGATGCACAAGGGGACATCAGTGCCTATGAGGCTGAATTGGAAGCCCAGCTAAGAGACAGAGACACTGAAGCCAATCAGCAAAAAGAAGAATTGGAACGACTGAAACAACTTAGCCAG ATGGAACTGTCAGCCCTGCAAGCTGaacttgaaaaagaaaggcaagCATTAGAGAATGCTCTGACCAAAGCACAACtagcagaagagaaggaacaacAAAATTACAAGCTCCTTTCTCAGTTCAAACAATTGCAG ggagacAATAATCTCCTGAAACAACAGCTTAAAGATCTTCAGAATCAGCTAAACCATGCGGTTGGTAATTTAATTCATCCTGAGGAAGTCTTAGCTCGTATAAATGAACTCAAGCAAAAGCTTCAGACAGGAGTTGGAGAGATTAA ATGTCAGAATTCAGCTGATGTTTTAGGGAAAAGCCTTGCAAATCTGCAGAAAGAATTTAATGACATCCTTGCTGATGctcagagggaaaaagagaaagcatggGCTAGACAGAGACAATTGCAGGAAGAAATGGTATCCCAgcaagaaaaactggaagaagtACAGGAGAAATATAGACAG GTTAAAGCTGAAAACAGGCAGAATAAGAACAAGGTCCATCAGTTAGAGAATGAAATTcaacatttacatgaaaaaataaagagcatGGAGGAAATTCAGGGCCTTGCTGATCAACAGCTCCAAGAGGCAGATGAAGAGAAAGAGACTATTCTTGCTCAACTGGAAGATTTAGAGAAAAGG aaaaaaatagaagatgcCAGAGCACAAATGCAATTTGTCAGTCTAGATAAAGAACTGAAGGAATTAAAGAGAGCAATCATCACTTCAGATAAACTGGCAGCCACAGAGCTCTCCATTGCTAAAAATCAGCTAAAGGCTCTTCATGGGACTGTTCTCAGAATTAATCAGGAGCGAGCTGAG GAGATTGAGGAAGCCGAAGAGTTCTGTGCTGAGGCAGCTCGTGCAGCTCGGGATCTTGccagagcagaagcagaaatagAATTGTTACAACAACTcctcaaagagaaggaagaacaa tttcagCATGAAATGGAGAAAGCTGGTGAGAAGACTGTTGCATCAAGCTCTCAGAAGTTTGAAATTGATAAATTAAATGAAGCTATGGAGCAACAAAAAGCACAAATTGACCGTTTAAGATGGTTGTTGGATAACATCGGGACAG GTAACAAAGATGAAATTGACAACTTACAAGATGAAATTGCAGCACTCAAAAATGTGCTTTCATACCACAGTGATTATATCACCAGTATAGCGGATCCATTGAAAAGAAGGGGATACTGGTATTACATGCCATCATCACAG gcttCAACTCCTGCTTCCCGCAGCACAAAAGATTCTGGAGTTTGTTTACTGTGTTCTGGCACATCCCCACCCAGAAGAGGGTGTGGTCAGGACAGGCAGTGCAGGAAGGAAGACTTGCCCAATCAAGGAGGATGTTGGGTTTATTCACCAGTCAGAAATAGGTTGTACAAAACAAATTCTGGTAAAG ATAGAAGAGCAAAAGAAGATAGCGAAGGAAATGAAGAAACTCGTGTTTCCAGAGATCCTCCTTTTGTACCACCGCCTGGTACAGTTATCTACACAGTCCTTCCAGATGGTGCCCCTGTACCTCAGGGAACTGTGGTTTATGGCCCTCCTCCGGCAGCAGCAGGTGGAGGTTCAATTGCTCCTGGATCTGTTATCTATGGCCCACCTCCTGTGGGAGCCCAGGTTGTCTATGGCCCTCTTCCTCCAAACTTCACTGTCCCACTCATTCCTGTTGGAGTGCTTCACTGCAATGTGCCTGAACATCATGATTTG GAGAGCGAAGTCTCAAGGCTAGAAGACACTGTGTATTATTTAAAGTCTCGGAAATACAAAGATAAATGGTCAGAGGCAGCTGaacataaatgcaaaaaagaggTAGAAAAATTGCATCAAAACATTGAAGAACTTCTGCAAGAAAGAGAAGAGTTGGAACATGAAGTAGCAGAGCTACGAAGAGCAGCTCAAAAACATAACAAACGCAA GGACTTTATTGAAGGGTATACTGACAACCTTATTGCAGAATTGCAGTTAGAAAAGTCTCTTAAACATCATGAAGATGTTGCAAATGAAATTGAATGTATAGAGAAGACTCTTCTGAAACGACgagcagagcttagagaggcagATAGGCTGCTTTCAGAAGCTGAAGTGGAACTTGAGAGCACACAGGGGAAA ACTAAAGACACTATTCAAAAGTACAATCATGCCAAACAGCATTTGTCCCGTACTGAAACTGAGGCAAAGGAGCTAGAGCGAAGGGCTCAGGAAATGGCCATTAAACTTGTGAAAGCAGATCAGCAATTAAG GTTATTACAGGCAGATACAAGGGATTTAGAACAGCATAAGAGGCAACAAGAAGGTATTTTGAAGGAAATCAACAAAATGGTGGCTGCAAGAGATTCTGAGTTCCAGTCGCTAAACCAGAAGATAGAAATGCTAACTGAAag TCTTCAGAAGCTTCAAGGAGATATTAAAGTTGCAGAAGGTAATGAAGAACATCACCTCCAAATCcttacagaagcagaaaaccTTCTTCAAGGCAAGAAAAGTGAACTGGAAAGATTAAAAGATCAG ATTACCGCTCAGCAACAAGAGCTCTTGTTTCTGGAGCAACAGTTAACTCAAAGAAATGAAGAGCTCCGTGTCCTTCAAGACTCTATTTCTCAAAAGAAAGGTGACCTCAAAGAAGCTCTTCGAGATGGAGAGACTGAAGCAAATGAAAAACTACGCCAAATAAGA gaaataaaactacTTCTGGAAGAGCTTAATGTTGAGAGGAAAGAACTGGATGTCCAGATTAATGAGAAAAGAGCACAGCTTTCTTTCATAAAGAAGGATattggaaaagaggaagaaattcttcaagGAATACTTGGGCAAATTACTAGGCATAAGATAG AACTGAAACATGTTCTGGAAATGCTGGAGCTTGAAAATAATGAACTTCAAGGTTTGAAACTGCAACATGACCAAAAGGTCAATGAGCTAGAAAAGACTCAGGTTGCAATTCTAGAA GAGAAGTTAAAATTGGAGAATATTCAGAGATTATTTCAGTGTCAGCAAGGGGAAGTAGATTGGCAGGAACAACTGCTTGAGAAAGACCGTCAGGAAAATGAACATCTGGTTTCTCAAATGCGCACTCTGCAAAATAATATTGAGTCtctgaataaagaaaaggaaaagcttgaaGACGACTGTCAGAGTTTGGAAAAGAAGTTGTCACAAACCAGAAG AGACTTAACTGCTACTGAAGATAGCAGCAGAACTGCATTGTCCAACATAGAAAAAATGGAATTGGAATTTAAAAACCTGCAGCAGGAGGTAGATCtactgaacaaacaaaaaaaatcactgaatggAGACATTATTGTTGTACAGAAGGATCTTCAAG aaaaaaaggaagaactagAAACGCTGAAAGGAGAATTAAATGATTCCAGGCAACAGCTTCAACTGGTAGAACAG GATTTGAAAAATAATACAAGGCATCAGGAGGAGTTGCTTAGAGAGCAGGCAACCCTGAAAGAAGATATCCTAGAGCATTTAAGGAAACGTAAGGATTgccaagagagagagaaaaagagggagaaccAATTGCAGCAGCTCCAGAAAGAgattgaagagaaagaaacagaactaGCCAAACAAGAAGCG ATTCTTCATCGCCTCAAGCAAAATTCAGAGCGTGAAGGGAAAAAACTGGAAGAATGTACCGCTAAAGTGAAAGATCAGAAAATACTATTGGAAAAGGAACTAACAGATCAACAAAAGAAACTGGAGCAGGCAATAGCGAAAGTAAGGCTGGCAGAAGAAAACATCAGGAAGCTGGACAAGGAGGAGTCCTGGTGTGCAGCACTTGAAGAAACTGTCAGAAAAAGCA AACATCAGCTCTCAGAAAAAGAATTacaattacacaaaaaaaatagagaaatacagTCTCTTCAAAAAGAACTGGAAGTCTCCAAGTCTGAGCTAAACCATCTCCAAGATCAGATAgcatcagagaggaaaaaagcagcgAAACAAATCTTGAGTCTGAAAGaagcaatgaaaatgcaaaggatGCAGCTTGAAAGAAAACTGCAC GAACAAAAGCCTGAAAATAACTGTTCGCAGAGTGATACAGCGACTGCTGAAGAAGTAGCACACAATAACCATGAACGAACCAAGTGCCTTATCAAGGACCTTGGCCAGATCCAACAGGAGTATTTGGATCTCCAAACCCAG GTTAAAACTCAAGACGACCTGGGAAGGAgacaaagggaaatgcagaaggcagcagtgtTGCTTCAACTGGAGGTTGAAGATGAAATTAGGATGGGGTTTACATCTTCAAGCCCATCTTCTCTGGAACCGCTCGAAGATTCGGAAGCATCTTCTGAAGTAAAGGGAAGTCTGCAGTGTGAATCTGATCGattagaggaggaggaggctggtcCGTTTGCCGCTGCTGACAAAAGACTCCTCTCATTGGAAGAAAAGTTGAATTTTTCTAAAGTCTTCTTAATg gaTGAACAATGGCGTGGAGAGGCTCTCCGAGAAAAACTGCAGCATCGTGAAGATCGGCTGAAG GCTCAGCTCCGGCAGTGCATGTCCAAGCAAGTAGAAGTATTAATCAGAGGAAAACAGCAAACAGAAGGCACCCTTCACAGCTTGAAGCGACAGGTTGATGCACTGGATGACCTGGTCAGCAGCACTTCTTCAGATGCAGAGTTTCTAGCCCAAAGCGCGAGTCTAGTGTCTCTTCACGATGCTCTGCATGCAACAAAAACACAG GCTACTCTGACAAGAGTTGCGCACTTCCCCGGCAGGCCGGCAGGTGTTTCAGCGGTGTCTCAGACGTTGCGTTCCTGCTCGCGAGGAATTTCTCAGTAA